ACTTCAAGTTTGATTACTTCTAGATTAATTTTTAATCATGTGAAAAGTTTAACACCTTGCTTGGGTAGTACCTTGATGTTGATTTCCAATCAGTAAAAGAGAGGGAGTGCAAGTTGTCTTTCCCatttagagaaatagaaagaattTCCCCAATGAAAAATACATATTCTTTTGGGAAAACTAGGAATGTATGTCATATACAAGAAATATATATAAGCAATTAAGATGTTGATCCCGTAAAAACACTAGTTAGATgtcttgaaggagaagagaagaaaggctTGGGAGGAATTGGCAACGATTCAAGGTTTCTTTCTAGCATACCCACCACTTTGCTGATTGATGGTCGATTTAATGGATCCATTTGTATACACCATAAACCAACTAAAATCATCTTTTTgactctttcttcttcctcttctgtcATAACCATGTCTAATTGTAAATGCTCACTTTGTCCAATATGCTCATAGGTCCAATCCGGAAAATAAATTTCACTACTGTGATCAACTCCATTATCAAAGATCTTTCGTCCTCCAACCATTTCTAGTACCATCATTCCATAGCTATAAACGTCTGATTTGTGTGAAACTCCTCCAAAGTTTCGAGAGAACACTTCAGGTGCAATATATCCTATGATCCCTCTAGTATCTGCCATTGATATGATACTATCTTTTGTAGGACATAGTTTAGCAAGACCAAAATCAGATATCTTTGGACAAAAATCTTCGTCTAAAAGAATATTATGAGGTTTTATGTCCAAGTGTAGAATGCGAGTATTACAACCAACATGTAAATATTCTAATCCCTTGGCAATGCCAACTGCAATTTGATGTAGTTTAGCCCAACAGAGGTGATGATCAGGGCATGCTTTCACTGATTTCTTGTTATAGATGAACTTCTCAAGAGATCCGTTGGACATGAACTCATAAATAAGTGCTCTTTTGGAGTCATTAAAACAGAAACCCAGGAAAGTGACAATATGAACATGAGAAGTACTACTAATGCTTGCAACTTCATTTATAAACTCTGCTCCATTACCTTTAGAGGCATTTAAGACTTTCACTGCAACCAAACGACCATCGGGTAGCTTCCCTTTGAATACACCACCGTAGCCACCTTGGCCCAATTTTTCTTTAAAGGAATTCGTCATTTTCTTGATGTCTGAATAACTATATCTTTTGGGTGCCTGTGATCCATAATTCCTTAGAAATGCTTCAACATTCTGAttgtttcttgttcttttcttcCAAAATGATATCAACCTATTTGATGATAAGTTCGTTCTCAAGTAATATGCAAGAATTGCCATTAATATAGTTGCAACGATAGAGAGTGATCCTGTAAgtccaaaaagaagaaaaagaaaagaagagagagagagagagagagagagagagagagagagagagagagagagagaatcaaagTCATAAACAGTaggaatgatgataatatatacatcacAATAGTTTATTAGGGCATCCTATAAGTTTTCAATCTATGTTGAAAAATATCATGGAAAATAAGTTTTATCATATAGTGTATCCAAGTATACTTTATTGTTTGGAATaatccatttttcttttgtaaatacAAATAACAAATTCAACTGTTaaattcaaaaatagaaaatatagaacaaGTATTACCTATTGCAACCTTCATTCCCAACTTTAGATTGTTCACTGCTTCAAAATCATGAGAAGCAATAGCTTGTTAATTCAAATAGTAAATATTGTAGCAATTTAACTCTGAATGCAATCTTCTCTCCAACAATTTCAATCTCATTAGTggtcaaaaaacaaaagaaaaaaaagttaaaaaaaaaaattgagaacaGCCTATTCAATAAATTTTAGGAAAAAATTCTTGTAACATTAGTACATGTGCGAATGTTATGTCATCCCATGATTTGAAAAAACTACAACCGCACCCTCTGGAAGTAACGGTGTtaacttaaaacttaaaaataaaggGACCATTTTAACCCTCTTAATTATACCTTTACATGTAACCTATCCCATAAGTTTAAGATCAAAGACCTGCTTGAATGGGCCAGATTGCACTCAGATCACAGTTTCAAAAATTTGGAATTAGAGCGGTTAATCGACTGATTTGGATTAGAATCGGTTGTGCAGCCGTGACCGATTCAATTCCCGATTCTGTTTTTTAAAACCTCGAATCAGATTGTCTATGTTCAGGGTTCAATACCTTGTTCTTTATCATCTTTTGTCTAGttgtaatatattttattttctcattaaaaataaaatttaaaaaaaaaaaaaaaaccttttctgtatctgagaaagagaaaggagggtCACACATGGAATTTTGAAACATGCGACAATAATCAGAAATTTGATTCTGGACCATGAGACTGCTTGtttgatgataatgatgataatCGATCAGAGAACTTTATGGAAAATAGATCGAAGAGGAACAATTCTTGAGACTGCTTGtttgatgataatgatgataatCGATCAGagaactttatagaaaatagaTCGAAGAGGAACAATTCTTTGAGAGAAGaaattaagagaaaagaaaacagagatttTGAACTTACAAGTACCGCATCTGACTAAGTGTGGGCGATCGGGGCATAGACAGACGAAGTTGTAAGTGGTCCAATTAAACCCACAGTGCCCACCGCTTCCTTTGCATTTGCTGCAGTCAGTAGCACTCCATATCAAATCAAACCCCTCCTTCAACAGCTCTGTCGTGTAATATGATGATTTCCCCCCCATTCACATCAGCGACTCCGGTACTGTTCCTGTCAACTGGTGCGACTACCGTTGGATTACAGTACCCCAAAGCCTTCGCTTTATCCAACAAGGGATCGTCTTCGAGTAACGCCATAGAAGAGACGGAACTACAATTGATCCCGTGAACTGAATATTCAGAAGGGAGGGATTGGTTGCAattgaggaagaggaagagatctGCGTGGTTTGGACCACAACGGAAGCGTGTGCTATCCAGGGTGAGGTTTTGAATTTGAGATGAACACCCGCCTTCTGTTTGAATCTTGGCATCAATGAGTCGAAGTGTTTGGTTTTGGTAGGAGATATCACGGATGACATAGTCAGAAGTAGATAAATTGATGGTGGGCTGCCGTTTCTTGCAGGTCAGCTGAAAGCCCGGGATGCCACAGATGAATTCTTGTTTACCATCAATCCAAAAAGGGTAACTAATGTTGGGTCCTTCACCGCAACTGACACTTCTACTACAAGCTTCAAATCTCCAGTCTGCGCATAGAGCTGTTTCCAGTACTGATAATAGTAATAGGAAAACCAAGAAGATCCAAGGCAAGGATGCATGTTCCCATTTTagattttagagagagagagaccaagaAATCAAGAGTGTATAGTATAGGGGGAATGTTCATGAGGAGTGGTTTTGTATGATGACTGACTCACAGGGATTGGGTAGTGAgtctttttatcttctccagggtgagtccggatcctctacttctgcctgcccAGTACTACCGTTTGCCTCACACACAGCAAGGCAGTCTTTTCATCACCCTGTTGTGTCTGGGGTGTACACGGCAGTACGTGTAGGGCAAAAATAGAGGATCTCGATTATCTCAAGGTGTTGGAtggacggttggattcttaagtgtggtgtaCTGGGCAATGTaccacacttgagaagataaaaatccaACTCACAACCTCTCTTTcaccaagaaaaaaaggggcaattattatcactaccctacacttaacttatatttactaaaattaccttaccttaaacttcttttctgaaactaccctgctttgaaacttttacatctctttctaccctcatgtttttaaatacccagattgcccttccttttcacctagtaacttgctaatctatttaacctacctttcttcttctattttttactatttttgtcattaaaatagtaaaaaatgagagctcccacccacttcttctctttcctattttttactccattcaattttttttcttcaaaattttttattcaacatttcatcctcatcgttcttcttcgaacagatcgACTTGATCCTCACTGTGATCtagttcttctccttcgtctccGTTATAGGTGTGTTTCCTTCTCTGAAACCAATCCATCTTTCATGGATTCTCAACTGAAATTGCCAAGAGGGCAGAGAAAATCCGATGATTAATCTTGTGCCGTTCTATCCCatggctgcgatgttgaggagAGATGAAGATGGTTGTGTAGAGATCAATTGTAATGGAGAGGGAGGGTTGCCTTCTGCTTATGCGAATATGAAGAGTGACGACTAGAGAATCACGTTgtaggttaataaaaaataaaaaatacgaAAAGGCaagttgaataaaaagaggaagggagagaagaagtggggtgctttgaagagactcgatctgttccatggttttagttcaCGGTATCGAAACGGGTATCAgtaacctgcaaaaccgataGGATACCGATATGATATCGGCCTGGATCGGTTGTATTAGACAAAAATACTCTTGagtctccttaaaaaatgagtttttcgACCACTTTACGCCTTGTCTGTACCATGCTACCGATATGGTATTGACACagtatcgatgactagcaaaatcaatacctagaaccatgatctgtttgaagaagaatgatgagaatgaaatgttgaataaaaaaattgaagaaaaaaaaaacgaatggtgtaaaaaacgggagagagaagCGGGTggatgctttcattttttactattttactgacaaaaaatagtaaaaaacaggagaagaatggtaggttaaatagattagcggaggttactaggtgaaaaggaagggcaatctgggtatttaaaaacatgaggatagaagaagatgtaaaagtttaaagagggtagtttcaaaaaaaaagttaaaaggtAAGGTAATTTTAGTACATATAGGTTAAGTGTaggatagtgatagtaattacCCCATAAAAAAAAGCTAGATCTAGATTGTCTTCAATGAGACACGTGTCTAATgaacatccaacggttggaCCTGATCCTCCCCCGTAGtcttaaaatttgttttttttttggtctatcctactcaagggcccaaaagccaactacaagctaaggggaagactaagacaagcccacaatctacaactaagggGGGAGgcggggagggggagaaaggtgccttttttttttggcaccatatgcaatccaggagagtCAAACCCTTGACCTCTTGGggggcatgcaccaacttgcaatTCCTCCAGCCAACCGAGCTAGCAGTTGTTTGCCGCAGTCTTAAATTGACTCACTGGTGAGTGGTGACTGGTGATGATAGGAACCCGCTGCAAGTGAGACTTACATGGCTCCTAATGGACCCCAATAGACTTACTATTCTATCTCGGATTGGCTTCGTTCTACCAGATCGAGAAGGTTACGTCTTTTGACACTTTGACTTTCAACTATCCAGGCTCAAACGTCTGATCCGAGGCATTATTTCCTCTGATCTTCTCAGAAATTGACCTCTTGGggggcatgcaccaacttgcaatTCCTCCAGCCAACCGAGCTAGCGGTTGTTTGTCGCAGTCT
The sequence above is a segment of the Telopea speciosissima isolate NSW1024214 ecotype Mountain lineage chromosome 7, Tspe_v1, whole genome shotgun sequence genome. Coding sequences within it:
- the LOC122669318 gene encoding PR5-like receptor kinase, giving the protein MKVAIGSLSIVATILMAILAYYLRTNLSSNRLISFWKKRTRNNQNVEAFLRNYGSQAPKRYSYSDIKKMTNSFKEKLGQGGYGGVFKGKLPDGRLVAVKVLNASKGNGAEFINEVASISSTSHVHIVTFLGFCFNDSKRALIYEFMSNGSLEKFIYNKKSVKACPDHHLCWAKLHQIAVGIAKGLEYLHVGCNTRILHLDIKPHNILLDEDFCPKISDFGLAKLCPTKDSIISMADTRGIIGYIAPEVFSRNFGGVSHKSDVYSYGMMVLEMVGGRKIFDNGVDHSSEIYFPDWTYEHIGQSEHLQLDMVMTEEEEERVKKMILVGLWCIQMDPLNRPSISKVVGMLERNLESLPIPPKPFFSSPSRHLTSVFTGSTS